In Ostrea edulis chromosome 10, xbOstEdul1.1, whole genome shotgun sequence, one genomic interval encodes:
- the LOC130046448 gene encoding centrosomal protein of 290 kDa-like yields MKRPKTGGGPKPSSPSPAEKAILDNLGGGGRPSLEGICGGIDTANLSESQPSISSDLPSTSSDLPSTSSDLPDSGKLKRKMTILELEERNLSFENEKSQEEIKKIKDERDLIRIQKSFYEFKIQILVNWHPEVAVQMLHSNKM; encoded by the exons ATGAAAAGACCAAAAACAGGTGGTGGTCCCAAGCCTTCGAGTCCATCTCCTGCTGAAAAGGCTATTTTGGAcaacttggggggggggggtcgcccTTCACTGGAGGGAATATGTGGAGGAATTGATACAGCTA ATCTGTCGGAGAGCCAGCCTTCCATCTCCTCAGACCTGCCTTCCACCTCCTCAGACCTGCCTTCCACCTCCTCAGACCTGCC AGATTCTGGTAAGTTGAAGAGGAAAATGACCATCCTGGAGTTAGAAGAAAGGAACCTCtcctttgaaaatgaaaaaagtcaGGAAGAGATCAAGAAGATAAAAGATGAGAGGGACCTTATTAGAATACAGAAATCTTTCTATGagtttaaaattcaaattttggttaatTGGCACCCAGAGGTTGCAGTGCAGATGTTACATAGTAATAAAATGTAA
- the LOC125664816 gene encoding putative nuclease HARBI1, with protein sequence MNYAIGTSLGVVSHVTKTRRQLGFPGVVVCTDGTIIKIQAPKENEADYICRKGYYALNIQMTCDPRYQIIDLVAKWPGSVHDSRIFRESALCTYLEEGQIQGILLGDSGYGLKPYLMTPYLSAEAEATQKFNAVHCRTRQLSVL encoded by the exons ATGAACTATGCAATCGGAACATCTTTGGGCGTTGTCAGTCACGTCACAAAGACACGCAGGCAACTAG GATTTCCAGGTGTTGTGGTTTGTACTGATGGGACTATTATTAAGATTCAGGCTCCCAAAGAAAATGAAGCTGATTATATATGTCGGAAAGGATATTATGCCCTCAACATACAA ATGACATGCGACCCACGGTATCAAATAATTGACTTGGTGGCAAAGTGGCCAGGCAGTGTGCATGATTCAAGAATATTCCGTGAATCAGCCTTATGCACATATTTGGAGGAAG GTCAGATTCAGGGGATATTACTTGGCGATTCAGGGTATGGCCTAAAACCTTATCTGATGACCCCATACTTATCAGCAGAGGCAGAGGCCACACAGAAGTTCAATGCAGTTCATTGCAGAACTAGGCAATTATCTGTTCTATAA